The Helianthus annuus cultivar XRQ/B chromosome 16, HanXRQr2.0-SUNRISE, whole genome shotgun sequence genome includes a window with the following:
- the LOC110916633 gene encoding protein transport protein Sec61 subunit alpha — protein MGGGFRVLHLVRPFLSFLPEVQSADRKVPFREKVIYTVISLFIFLVCSQLPLYGIHSTTGADPFYWMRVILASNRGTVMELGITPIVTSGLVMQLLAGSKIIEVDNNVREDRALLNGAQKLLGILIAVGEAVAYVLSGMYGSVGQLGVGNAILIIVQLCFAGIIVICLDELLQKGYGLGSGISLFIATNICESIIWKAFSPTTINSGRGAEFEGAVIALFHLLITRSDKVRALREAFYRQNLPNVTNLLATVLIFLIVIYFQGFRVVLPVRSKNARGQQGSYPIKLFYTSNMPIILQSALVSNLYFISQLLHRKYSGNFLVNLLGKWKESEYSGQSVPVGGLAYYVTAPSSLADMAANPFHALFYLVFMLTACALFSKTWIEVSGSSARDVAKQLKEQQMVMPGHRDSNLQKELNRYIPTAAAFGGMCIGALTVLADFMGAIGSGTGILLAVTIIYQYFETFEKEKASELGLFGF, from the exons ATGGGAGGTGGTTTTAGAGTCCTACATCTGGTGAGACCGTTTCTCTCGTTTCTACCAGAAGTCCAAAGTGCCGACAGAAAGGTTCCCTTCAGAGAAAAGGTCATATACACTGTGATCTCTCTTTTCATCTTTCTGGTTTGCAGTCAGCTTCCCCTGTATGGCATTCATTCGACAACCGGTGCAGACCCTTTTTACTGGATGCGTGTGATCCTAGCTTCAAACCGTGGAACCGTCATGGAACTTGGTATCACCCCCATTGTGACGTCCGGACTGGTCATGCAGCTGTTAGCTGGGTCGAAAATCATTGAAGTTGACAACAATGTTCGTGAGGATCGCGCACTCTT GAATGGTGCTCAGAAGTTGCTGGGTATCTTGATCGCTGTTGGTGAGGCTGTTGCTTATGTTCTATCGGGAATGTACGGTAGTGTCGGTCAACTTGGTGTTGGAAATGCGATTCTCATAATCGTGCAACTATGTTTCGCTGGCATTATCGTCATATGTCTGGACGAACTTCTTCAAAAGGGATACGGTTTAGGCTCCGGAATCTCATTGTTCATAGCTACCAATATCTG TGAAAGCATTATCTGGAAAGCATTCAGCCCTACAACAATCAACAGTGGGCGTGGCGCGGAGTTTGAGGGTGCAGTTATTGCGTTATTCCATCTTTTAATCACTAGGTCCGATAAAGTTAGAGCTTTACGGGAAGCCTTTTACCGACAGAACTTGCCGAATGTTACCAATTTGCTTGCTACCGTTTTGATCTTTCTCATCGTTATCTACTTCCAAGGCTTCCGTGTTGTTTTGCCTGTGAGATCTAAGAATGCTCGTGGGCAACAAGGATCGTACCCTATTAAGTTGTTTTATACTTCCAACATGCCTATTATTCTTCAGTCTGCACTTGTATCCAACCTTTATTTCATCTCTCAG TTGCTTCACAGAAAGTACAGTGGGAATTTCTTGGTTAACTTGTTGGGAAAGTGGAAGGAGTCTGAATACTCGGGCCAATCGGTTCCAGTTGGTGGGCTTGCTTACTATGTTACTGCACCTTCTAG CTTGGCAGACATGGCAGCCAATCCCTTCCACGCTCTTTTCTATCTCGTGTTCATGCTCACCGCATGTGCGCTCTTTTCCAAAACTTGGATTGAAGTTTCTGGATCATCTGCAAGAGATGTAGCCAAGCAGCTAAAG GAGCAACAAATGGTGATGCCAGGTCACCGGGACTCAAACCTTCAGAAGGAACTGAACCGGTACATCCCAACTGCAGCTGCGTTTGGAGGAATGTGCATTGGTGCATTGACGGTTTTGGCAGATTTCATGGGAGCTATTGGATCGGGTACTGGTATATTGTTAGCGGTAACAATCATATATCAGTACTTTGAGACATTTGAGAAAGAGAAAGCCAGTGAACTTGGTTTATTCGGGTTTTAA